The genomic stretch GAGTTCTATCTTGCTTATGAAAGTTTAGTGGTAATTCCCCCCTCGCAGCAGGTGAGCTCTATCGTTAGGGCGATTAATTCCACAACCTAAAGGTCGATTAGTATATGCCTAACAATTCGTTGCAGTTGACGGCGGGGGACTGTGCCGTGGTCAAAGTTTTGTGGTCTCTCAAAGTTTTATCTTGCTATCAAACTTTTGTGGTAATTCTTCCCGCCGCACCTGAACTTTATCGTTAGGCTACTGAATTATTAAGGATTATCATGAAAACAACTTTAGATCATCTTCCTTTCAGAAAACAAAGGGAATTGGAGACTATTACCAAGCTTATCTCTCATGCCACCAAGGTGGAGATGATTATTCTTTTTGGCAGCTATGCCAGGGGAGACTTTGTTGACTCTGACTTTCGCTATGATAGAGAAGAGGGGCACTTTACCAGCTATGAGTCTGACTTTGACATTATGGTGATCGTAAAGGATGAGAAAAAGCCTGAGGATTTTAAGATCTGGGGAAAGGTAGAGAATCAGATCAGCCGTAAAATCCCTACCCCTGTAAGCTTAATCATTGAGGATATTGAGCATGTCAATGAACAACTGTCGGTTGGCAGATACTTCTATGCTGACATCAAAAAAGAAGGCATTCTCCTCTATGACTCAAAGAGGTTCCAATTAGCCAGGGCAAGAAAGCTTACTCCTGGAATAAAGAAGAAGCTGGCAGAGGAGGATTTTGATCTTTGGTTTCCAAAAGCAAAAGACTACTTTGAATTTTATGAAATTGGTGTTTCACGAAAAAAATGGAACATAGCTGCCTTCCACCTCCATCAGACCACCGAATTTCTATACACTGGCACTTCCCTTGTTCTTACCTCCTACAAACCCAGAACCCGTGATTTAGAGAAACTGACCAAGCGGATAGAGAAGATTGACCAGGATTTTTGTAAGATCTTTCCAAGAAAAGAAGGTGAAGAAAAGAGATTGTTTGAACTCCTCAAGAAAGCCTATGTTGATGCAAGATACAGCAAGAATTATAAAATAACAAAACAAGAACTTGAATACCTTGCTGAGCGAGTGAAAAAACTACGCAGATTATCATTGAAAAAATGTCGTGAGAAGTTTAAGCAATTTGAACAGGAAATTAAAAAAGCCTAACCCATCGCTGCAGACGACCTCGCTTTGCTCGGCGGCTGAGCTCTATCGTTAGACTTATAAAAAAGAGCCATTGATATACACAGATGGAACACGGATATAAAAATGGGTTTAAAAGATGAAGGAATAACAGAAGATATAATTCTGTGTTTTATCCGTGTTAATCTGTGGCTGAATAAAATATGGGGTGGAAATTTCCTACACGGGCAGAGAATCAAGAAGGATAGAAGATAAAAGTCAGAAGGAGAAAAACCCTTTAGCCTTTAGCCTAATTACGGACACGGATACCGGACACGATTCACAAATTTTCCACCTGTGCGGTTAAATGTAAAATGGATAATGTAAAATGAGAAATGTCCAATGAAAATGTATAACTGAAAGGTAATGAGTCTTGCGAAGGACTAAAATTTCCCATTTTTCATTTTCTATTTTACATTTATTTTTCCTTTGCGTCTCTGCGATGAATTAGTCTAATCGCACAGGTCGCGAATTTTCAGTGTTTCATCCGTGTCCATCTGTGGCTGAATAATTACCTAAATAGTTACCTTAATTGTGCACGGACGGCACTTTTTCGTTTAATTTGATGATGATAAGCGATTGCAAATCTATGTGCAGAGTTACGAATTTGTTGAATTAAATGTAAGACATTAGAATCCGGAGGTGGAATCAGACAGGAAGAATGCGTAAATATCTTCTCCCTTTCTCCTTTTTTCTGAGGTTTGGCAAGACTTATTAATGGTATATTTGAAATGCCTAAGGAAGATAATACTTTAAAGGCTATATTTAATTGCTGTCTGCCGCCATCAACTAATATTAAATCCGGAAGCGGTTTCTTCTCATTCAAGACGCGGGT from bacterium encodes the following:
- a CDS encoding HEPN domain-containing protein is translated as MKTTLDHLPFRKQRELETITKLISHATKVEMIILFGSYARGDFVDSDFRYDREEGHFTSYESDFDIMVIVKDEKKPEDFKIWGKVENQISRKIPTPVSLIIEDIEHVNEQLSVGRYFYADIKKEGILLYDSKRFQLARARKLTPGIKKKLAEEDFDLWFPKAKDYFEFYEIGVSRKKWNIAAFHLHQTTEFLYTGTSLVLTSYKPRTRDLEKLTKRIEKIDQDFCKIFPRKEGEEKRLFELLKKAYVDARYSKNYKITKQELEYLAERVKKLRRLSLKKCREKFKQFEQEIKKA